The nucleotide sequence GATTAAGCTTgtacatatgtgtacacacacgcTCATGCACTCACAGAATTCTAAAATTTGGTTTTCTGTTAGAAACTATCTATCTTTCATTTGTAGAAGTTGATACAATAAAGAAaagatttaacttttaaaaataaaattaatatataatgtaatattagTTAAAGGTGAACATAGCAACTTGCTATATgtgtatattacaaaatgatcactAAAGTAAGTTGTTTTCATCACCATGCATAGTTACAACTGTTTTTACTAGTGATGGGATTTAACCTTTAAAAACTGAGTTTTTGGTGTTTTCTGTAAACTGATTCTTAAATCACAGGCAAATTTTGACTTCCAACTTTAGTAAGTCTATCTCAGAGGAGGAAGATATGCCGAACATCATGCTCAATAGGCTTTTAGGTCATTAGTCAAATATAaccataaaaaaatgttttcacaaaGTCGTGACTTGCTAATTGACATGGTATTGCCCTGCAGAGAAAATCACACTTATTTAATCCGAGTGagcttttcctttgaaaaaaGTTATCTGTGAATGTTCAGTTCTTGCCAACGCAGATTTTATTTCCAACTTTTTATCAACATCACCTCCTCTGCTCAGTTTCTTTGATGTCACCATGTCTGCTCATTCATTTTTCAGTCTGAAATTTACCAAGACAGTTCTTTATGCAACAAATAATAGTAAACACGGACTACAAAATAGAGTAGCTTTAACTTGAAGGTTAAAGCAAAATGCAGTTCCATCCCCCCCCCTcgattttactttatatttttcctttaagttgttatactaaaaatattgcaataaagtaCACCATGAAAAATGTCCATCTCTTATGTCCCTCTGTCCTGATATATATCACGTTTTATTGGAAAATAGTCTTAACTGGCTGCATCATTAATATTGAATACGCATGCATGTGTATGCTCACAGGCATGCTATTATAGTAGGTAGTATTAATGGTTAATTTAAGTAAACGATTGTAAGATGCATAGCAGTAAATTGTCCTGATTCCTTGGTGTGGCTTGAAATTACCTCTCTAGCTCAGGATAGTGATTTTACTCACAAACCCCTGGCATGGtggagaactttttttttctttgaataagaGTATTTACTAAAATAACTTAAAGCTAAATCAAATAGAACTATTACAACAAACAACTTGGGAAGTTAAAtacttgtttttctgtttttcctattATAGAcgtctataaatttaaaaagctcttTTAAGATATCCACACTGTATAAATAAACACGGTGGCTGGCCATCAGACTAAGGTGGCCTTAATGCCTCAGTAGCCTTTGTAATCAAACCAAAACCTAAGCCAGAGTCAATGCACTAAAACCTGGGAAAATGAAActcagggccgaaaccggtttggctcagtggatagagcgtcggcctgcggactgaaaggtcccaggttcgattctggtcaagggcatgtaccttggttgcaggcacatccccagtagaggtgtgcaagaggcagctgattgatgtttctctctcatcgatgtttctaactctctatcccttcctctctgtaaaaaatcaataaaatatatttttttaaaaaagaaaaagaaactcaggAACAACCAATCAGAAACCCTGGGCAACTAGGCTTTTCTAAATAAGGCAATGCTTAAGCTGTGGCCAATCAAGTGACTTCCTTGTTTTGCTTCTTCAGAAGACCCTCTCCCCTAGCTCCTGCGGGAGGATGGCTTCTCTCTACCTCTTGTTTGGCACTGCTTGGTTCTAACCAATGTCTGCTCAAGTAAGCTCTTGAAAATTGTAATGGGCTTCAGTGTATCGTTTCAATTACTAAGTGATTAACTTCATGGTGTCTTTTAATGCCACGATGTACAACTGAATGAACTATCCCTTTCTTTGAGGGTACATTTCCCACTGCTCTCTCTTAATCTCCTTGAATAGATTCCTAAGGCTCTCCGTTTCTTTCCATAAAACACACaccaggcttttgttttctggacttTATTTACCCCTCCTTCACAAAACCGGGCACACATATTCTTCAAGTTGACCATGAAAGGTTTCCCTCGAAGGACTGAAAAACAAATCCACCGCCTCCCTCTAACTGACGGACTTAAACTTGATCCACTGATTGGCGCCGCGGACCTCAAACGGAGGGTTATCGCTGTAGACGTGATGGGCTATTTCTTCCAGAGGCGGTTCAGGATCCGTCGTAGCAAACTGGGCCGCCTCCTCGACTTCTTTCCTCACGTCCGCATCCATTTCCTTCAGCTCCTCCACACTGGCCAGCTGCTGGCTGACCATCCTGTCCCTGAGCAGCACGATCGGGTCGCTCTTACTCCGCACGCTCTGGATTTCCTCCCGCGTGCGGTAGCTGACGCCCGGGTCGCTCATGCTGTGCCCGTGGTAGCGGTAGGTCTGCAGCTCCATCACGATGGGCCCCTTGCCGGCCCTGCAGTGGTGGGCGGCGAACTTGGCTGCCTCGCGAACGCAGAGCACGTCCATGCCGTCCACCCGCAGCCCCGGGATGAAGTGGCCCCGCTTGTAGTAGTCGGTGCTGGCCGCCGCTCGCTCGGCCGCCGTGCCCATGCCGTAGAGGTTGTTCTCGCAGACGAACACGCACGGCAGTTTCCACAAGCTGGCCATGTTGAACGCTTCGGCGATCTGACCCTGGTTGGCGGCGCCGTCCCCGTACAGGGTCAGGCAGACGTCGTTGCTGCCCTTGTATTTGCAGGCCAGGGCGATCCCGGCCCCCAGGGGCCCCTGGGCGCCCACGATGCCGTTGCCCCCGTAGAAGTGCTTGGCGTACATGTGCATGGATCCCCCTTTGCCTTTAGCACAGCCGCCTCTCCGCCCCGTCAGCTCCGTGAGGATGGACCGGACCGAGAGCCCGCGGGTGTAGCAGAGGCCGTGAGCCCGGTAGGAGGTGATGACGTGGTCCGTGGCCCGGATCCCGGCCTCCAGGCCCACGCAGCAAGCCTCCTGGCCATCGCACAAGTGACAGAAGCCGCGGATGAACTTCTGTTTGTACAGCTGATCCGCCTTCAGCTCCATTCGGCGAACCACCTGCATCGCCCGGTAGTATTTGAGCCCCTCCTCCCGGGTGAGCACGGCCCTGACCGGGGGACCTTCCTCCAAACGGTAAAGTTCACATTGCTTAATGTCAAACGTGGCCTTGCTGCAAGAGTTGCCGGCTGCCCCCAGCATTCTACTGGCGGGCTTCGGGGCGACCCGGGGCAACACGCGGGACACAGCCGCGGCGAGCATCTTCCTCATGGAGGGCAGCGGACCGGCgggcacccccaactgcccggaGCCCCGCTCCTCCGCGCGATCCGAGCGCGTGTGGCGGCGACACAATGGCCTCGCTGGTGACAGAGGCCACGTCATGGGCGCTGGGCCGGTCGCTGGCCGCCAGCCTGCAGCGATGGGTTTTTACTGGGCCTTCCAACTGTAACATTAAGAATAAAGGTTGTTTCTGATGCTGGAAGACGTGGCTGACCTGCACACGGATCTTAATTAAGGCCGTTGGCATTGCTGCGCCATAGCAGTCTGAGTCCTTTCTCCCTGCTAAGTGCTGCGAAGCAGGGCTTCCTGGCCGTGTACCAATGGAAGAGGGGAACAAACGCAATTTCTAAGGCACACCAGAGTTCTGACAGTGCACACCGAAGATATTCTCATGGATAGTTCtattacatcttttaaaaaatcctttacaTATGCATGAAAGTTGTAGCCTACTTGAAAATATACCATATGtagtttaatgtaaaaaaaaaaatctacaaattaTTTGCAGTTTAAACacttaacttaaaaacaaaagctttttttaaaaaaaaagttggtgcTCCAGCAGAACACACCACATTCATCCTTTTAGCTTCTAGCACCTGTTTTCACCTGGGGAGGCAGTGAAGCAGGTACAAACTCCAGCCTGAGAATAGTAATAGTCTAAACCCAATAATAAGCTTTGCTTGGTGTGGGGAAATTGAAGGCAGGGCTGAGATACAGATTGATGTaacaagttttttggttttttttttatatggcaTCTTTCTTATAATCCTGACTTCTGTCCAGCCAATTTTAGTCCTATTTTCTGaccaatttactttaaaaaataattttttttagtcATTTCCTATAATGTCTTTAACAGGTTCCCATAGAAAATATCACGATTCAGGTGATTCTGTCTTTTGCTTTTATAGCAATCTAAATAGTACCCGTATTAGTCTGGAAAATTAAAAGCATGTTCTTACTAATGCCTCTTTATATAGTAAACATTAAAAAGTGTAATTTTTTATAAAGTGACCCACTCAACAATATATAGTTTGGACTGAAGGAGAGCAATACTGTGTTTGCTTAAGCAACTGGTAACAGTTCAATCACAGGACAAAAGAAGTCTCCGGTCTAGGATTACAAAGATCACGTATCCTGTTTCCATTTTATGCTTTTACTGGGAAGGTGATTTTGTACCTGAATAAATCAATCATGACCGGAGATCCTCTTCTATTTAGACTGTTAAGGAATTCTCCTTAATGTATACTGTTTTATAACCACTGCCTATTTgtaaataaacatacaaataaaatacaaaatcccTGTCTGTAAATAAATTCTTACCCAAATTGCCCTAGGGCATACTCAAAGCAGCTGCTTTCTCTTTATCTAGTTGCAAGTATTGTTTTGGACACATCTTTTGATAGTTAGGCAGGAAGGATAAAGTAGcttattaaaaagttataatttcTCTTAAAATTCCATCCTCCTCCCACCTTCTCAACCCACTCATCATAATGGGTTTCATTTCTtcactcattttaaaattctgctgttGGAATTCGTGGTCTTCTGTGATGTTTGCTCCCTCTTTGATAGTTAGCCTGTCTCTGCTGTTCTCTTTCATTCCTGCAGGTATTGGAGATCTCCAGGGAGCATTATCTCCATGAGAATGAGAAAAATGACACTGCAGGATGGAACAGTAGTGTTAATGGGTCACTGAGTGACAGCtgagccttctctcagaggtatCAGCAAGCCTAGCACTGCCAGGAACACAAGAGCTATAAAGTAAAGTGTGCCAATTTAATCTTGTCACACATAGCCTGGGCTGCAAAGATAGAGCTCCCCTTAAAAGCCCAGTGTGACAAGGCTAAATCGGACTAGTGCCAGAGGAGAAACATGCAAAGATGCCAGTTGGGAAATACCTGTGCTACAGGTCGCCACAGAAAAgggacctattttttttttttttcatcagtctctggttaagataataaataataaaatgcgaTACTTCCAGTGACTTTTTGGACATTATTTACCCTATATCTTATAAACTATCTTACTCAAAGATAAAAGAAATTATAGTTGCATAGTATGATGacaaaatatttccattaaaTTGATTAATCCTGATAATAATTTTTgaatgtttatagtatttttaaacccattcacattttcaaagtaaaagtGAAATTTTCAGATGCCAGTGTAAAAGTTTATAACTCCCCAAGGATATCTTCTTATCTTCCTCTATACAAACAAGTTATAAGCTAAGCATAGACAATACAGTTAatggtgtgtttttctttaaatgtcttgTCATTATTCAACAATAGGTTTATTACCAAACAGAACTAAGaatattgtgcaccgggcctctcatcTACATGTTCACCACTGAAATGTTGCTTGCAATTACAACCCCCATAAATTCTAAGATTTTAATTAACACAGAAACtcacttttaatatatttgaaattaaaggAAAACAGATGAGCACTTTTATAAGGCCAATGGTAGGGTttacatttaattaataaaaaaaaaactaataaaagagaagctaGTGATTATAGCAGCAGTCATTCATGTCAGTGTGACAGAATTTCACATTTCATGTCTAATGGTTGATCCTAAAGGGGCATTTCTGAATTTATCTTTAAAGTGTCACTCCCATTGCATCaatatcatataaaatattttaaaatgagtgacaaggaaatgttaaagaaaaaaaaagaacagtgtgTTTGAAGGATATTTAAATTCATCCAGTAATAATTGCATATTTTGCCAAATGTTAAGTGAACATTTTAAACCTGTTAAAAAGTGAATATTTCTAGATAAATAATATTAGATCTCATTATATGATTAGTGGCAATCTGTTTTTTTCATAGCACTAAGATTTTATGATTAAGAGTGATAAGTAAGAACTTACTAAAAAAAATTGAGTTATATATAACTTAGAGAAAAGTTTTACCCATGTGGTCTATTACTTTATCTCCTTTGGGGAAAGGGAAAATGTCAGTACCATATATTCTGCAAAATAATGACAATCAAGCAAGATTTCTctttaatctatataataaaaagccaggGTCAGAACGACAGTTacaaccgaaggctcgaccagactggaagtcagtgctgggttgctgtggccccaacccagcactaactgcctagggggctgaggatcaggcctgcagagagagagaggcagggtcttatccgtagcctctgtggcagccattgatcagaacttgcctatctttctttcccagcctggccaacaaccaggcctccatttctctccagacctccacggggctgctgatcagtgcCACCTTTCTACTGACCAGTGCCACCcggttgataggcccagagatgctgactggcatagaaaccaagcaatcagaatcaaatctgggtgaatgtaaggagccaatggctgcctaggaggcagagcttttgacgctgactggcatagaaactgaccaatcagaaccaaattggccaacagaggagggcagttgggagtgagatcaggctggcaggggagagcagttggcggctcgatcaggcaggaaggcagaggcagttaagggcgatcaggcaggcagacagagaggttaggggcaatcaggcaggcaggcaggcaggtgagtggttaggagccagcggtcccagattgtgagaagggtGTCTGACCGCAGGTGTCAGACATCTTctgaggggtccccaattggagtgggtgcaggctgagctgagggaaaccccctccatgcacgaatttcatgcactgggcctttagtgttaTAAGTGAGGTCATTACAGAACAGTTTAGAACTGTtggcagactttttttttcttctcctcactCCTATCATAATTCTGAagtatctatcctatataataaaaggctaatatgtaaattgactgaagAGCAGAATGatcaggttgctatgatgcgcattgaccaccagagggcacaggctgggctgagggatgccctcagtgcacaaatattgtgcactgggcctctagtacagtggtcacCAAATTTTTGAGCCTTGCAGacccaccagtggtctgcggaccaccggttgtcGATGGCtgctctagtctacactaataatagagaaacatgcaaattgaccgtaccttcgctatgcccacagccaatcagagtgagtatgcaaattaacccaacaaatatggaggttaatttgcatattcaggctGTAGGAGCAGCGCCCTAAGCCTCCGGCGGATTCaaggggacctgggcaggtggcagggggcagCGCCCTAAGCTGCCCTGCTATCACAGGACAAAGAGGCCAGGCCTAGCCGAGATCCGCAATCGCCATCACGGGgcgagcagagcaggcagagaagaGACCCATGATCGCCATCACGGGGCAAGCAGAGCAAGCCAGGCCTAGCCGAGACCCACGATCGCCATCAATGGGTGAGCAGAGCAGTCAGAGATGAGACCCATGATCACCATCATGAGAtgagcagagcaggcagagatGAGACCCATGATCGCGATCATGGGGCGAGCAGAGCAAGCCAGGCCTAGCCGAGACCAACAATCGCCATCACGGGGCGAGCAGAGCAGGCCGAGCTGAGACCCACAATCGCCATCACGGAGCGAGCaaagcaggccaggctgagtggaACCCAGGATTGCCATCACGGGGAaagcagagcaggcagagaagaGACCCACAATCGCCATCACGAGGAGAGCAGAGCAAGCCAGGCCAAGCCAAGACCTGCGATCGCCATCAGGGGCGAGCAGAATAAGCAGAGACCAGACCCATGATCGCCATCATGGGGCGAgcagagcaggccaggccaagccaaACCCACCATCGCCATCACGAGGGAGCAGAGCAGACCAGGCAGAGCTGACCCGAGATCACGGGGTGCAGCCAAGGGAATTCTCCCtgtccccagagttaggagcaccagcccaggtctacccagcagCCTGGTTCTGAATgcgggggtgagttcctgcaggtttgatcgccacggaccagtgcctttgttattgctgtgtgtctggGTTTTGATTGGACAAATGCCCGGTGGTCCCAGCGgggccagcttagcaaaatcttttaggaagagaatt is from Eptesicus fuscus isolate TK198812 chromosome 2, DD_ASM_mEF_20220401, whole genome shotgun sequence and encodes:
- the PDHA2 gene encoding pyruvate dehydrogenase E1 component subunit alpha, testis-specific form, mitochondrial, with protein sequence MTWPLSPARPLCRRHTRSDRAEERGSGQLGVPAGPLPSMRKMLAAAVSRVLPRVAPKPASRMLGAAGNSCSKATFDIKQCELYRLEEGPPVRAVLTREEGLKYYRAMQVVRRMELKADQLYKQKFIRGFCHLCDGQEACCVGLEAGIRATDHVITSYRAHGLCYTRGLSVRSILTELTGRRGGCAKGKGGSMHMYAKHFYGGNGIVGAQGPLGAGIALACKYKGSNDVCLTLYGDGAANQGQIAEAFNMASLWKLPCVFVCENNLYGMGTAAERAAASTDYYKRGHFIPGLRVDGMDVLCVREAAKFAAHHCRAGKGPIVMELQTYRYHGHSMSDPGVSYRTREEIQSVRSKSDPIVLLRDRMVSQQLASVEELKEMDADVRKEVEEAAQFATTDPEPPLEEIAHHVYSDNPPFEVRGANQWIKFKSVS